A window of Choloepus didactylus isolate mChoDid1 chromosome 21, mChoDid1.pri, whole genome shotgun sequence contains these coding sequences:
- the TMEM130 gene encoding transmembrane protein 130 isoform X2 produces the protein MAPTVTLRLGRLLWLAGLLPLAPAPAAAGLYELRLVTDGPATTGAEVTISAGLVAKDNGSLPLPADAHFYRFHWLHSPLVLTGKKEKPSSSTIHVVGNVPGDFPVSVWVTAANCWMCQPVARNFVVLPITEFLVGNLVVTQNSSLPWPSSYLTKTTLKISFLLHDPSNFFKSSSFLYSWDFGDGTQMMTEDAMVYYNYSIIGTFTVKLKVVAEWAQAEGDTGKGIMQKTGDFSASLKLQETLRGIQVLGPTLIQTFQKMTVTLNFLGSPPLTVCWLLKPECLPLEEGECHPVSVAITAYNLTHTFRNPGDYCFSIRAENVISKTHQYHRIQVWPSSLQPAIFAFPCATLITVMLAFIMYMTLRNAAQQKDMVENSEPPSGVRCCCQVCCGPFLLETPSEYLEIVRENHELLPPFYKSVKTYTV, from the exons GCCTGTACGAGCTCCGCCTCGTCACGGATGGCCCTGCCACCACAGGTGCAGAAGTGACCATCTCGGCCGGCCTCGTGGCCAAGGACAATGGCAGCCTGCCCCTGCCCGCTGATGCCCACTTCTACCGCTTCCACTGGCTCCACTCCCCGCTAGTTCTCACTGGGAAAAAGGAGAAGCCGTCGAGCTCCACCATCCACGTGGTCGGGAATGTGCCAGGGGACTTCCCAGTCTCCGTCTGGGTCACGGCCGCCAACTGCTGGATGTGCCAGCCGGTGGCCAGGAACTTTGTCGTCCTTCCCATCACAG AGTTCCTTGTGGGCAACCTTGTCGTCACCCAGAACAGCTCCTTGCCCTGGCCCAGCTCCTATCTCACCAAGACGACTCTTAAAATCTCCTTCCTCCTCCATGACCCAAGCAACTTCTTCAAGTCCTCCTCATTCCTCTACAGCTGGGACTTCGGAGATGG GACCCAGATGATGACCGAGGACGCCATGGTCTACTATAATTATTCCATCATTGGAACCTTCACCGTCAAACTCAAAGTGGTGGCGGAGTGGGCGCAGGCAGAGGGGGACACCGGCAAGGGCATCATGCAGAAGACGGGCGACTTCTCGGCCTCACTGAAGCTGCAGG AAACGCTTCGAGGCATCCAGGTTTTgggacccaccctcattcagacCTTTCAGAAGATGACAGTGACCTTGAACTTCCTGGGGAG CCCCCCGCTGACTGTGTGCTGGCTCCTCAAGCCCGAGTGCCTGCCGCTGGAGGAAGGGGAATGCCACCCGGTGTCAGTGGCCATCACGGCTTACAACTTGACCCACACCTTCAGGAATCCTGGGGATTATTGCTTCAGCATCCGAGCTGAGAACGTCATCAGCAAGACCCATCAGTACCATAGGATCCAAGTATGGCCGTCCA GCCTCCAGCCAGCCATCTTTGCCTTCCCATGTGCCACTCTCATCACCGTAATGCTGGCCTTCATTATGTACATGACCCTGCGGAATGCTGCTCAGCAAAAGGACATGGTGGAG AACTCGGAGCCACCCTCTGGAGTGAGGTGCTGCTGCCAGGTGTGCTGTGGGCCCTTCTTGCTGGAGACTCCCTCTGAGTACCTGGAAATCGTCCGCGAGAACCACGAGCTTCTCCCACCCTTCTACAAGTCTGTCAAAACTTACACTGTGTGA
- the TMEM130 gene encoding transmembrane protein 130 isoform X1, whose product MAPTVTLRLGRLLWLAGLLPLAPAPAAAGLYELRLVTDGPATTGAEVTISAGLVAKDNGSLPLPADAHFYRFHWLHSPLVLTGKKEKPSSSTIHVVGNVPGDFPVSVWVTAANCWMCQPVARNFVVLPITEFLVGNLVVTQNSSLPWPSSYLTKTTLKISFLLHDPSNFFKSSSFLYSWDFGDGTQMMTEDAMVYYNYSIIGTFTVKLKVVAEWAQAEGDTGKGIMQKTGDFSASLKLQETLRGIQVLGPTLIQTFQKMTVTLNFLGSPPLTVCWLLKPECLPLEEGECHPVSVAITAYNLTHTFRNPGDYCFSIRAENVISKTHQYHRIQVWPSSLQPAIFAFPCATLITVMLAFIMYMTLRNAAQQKDMVEVADFDFSPMSDKNSEPPSGVRCCCQVCCGPFLLETPSEYLEIVRENHELLPPFYKSVKTYTV is encoded by the exons GCCTGTACGAGCTCCGCCTCGTCACGGATGGCCCTGCCACCACAGGTGCAGAAGTGACCATCTCGGCCGGCCTCGTGGCCAAGGACAATGGCAGCCTGCCCCTGCCCGCTGATGCCCACTTCTACCGCTTCCACTGGCTCCACTCCCCGCTAGTTCTCACTGGGAAAAAGGAGAAGCCGTCGAGCTCCACCATCCACGTGGTCGGGAATGTGCCAGGGGACTTCCCAGTCTCCGTCTGGGTCACGGCCGCCAACTGCTGGATGTGCCAGCCGGTGGCCAGGAACTTTGTCGTCCTTCCCATCACAG AGTTCCTTGTGGGCAACCTTGTCGTCACCCAGAACAGCTCCTTGCCCTGGCCCAGCTCCTATCTCACCAAGACGACTCTTAAAATCTCCTTCCTCCTCCATGACCCAAGCAACTTCTTCAAGTCCTCCTCATTCCTCTACAGCTGGGACTTCGGAGATGG GACCCAGATGATGACCGAGGACGCCATGGTCTACTATAATTATTCCATCATTGGAACCTTCACCGTCAAACTCAAAGTGGTGGCGGAGTGGGCGCAGGCAGAGGGGGACACCGGCAAGGGCATCATGCAGAAGACGGGCGACTTCTCGGCCTCACTGAAGCTGCAGG AAACGCTTCGAGGCATCCAGGTTTTgggacccaccctcattcagacCTTTCAGAAGATGACAGTGACCTTGAACTTCCTGGGGAG CCCCCCGCTGACTGTGTGCTGGCTCCTCAAGCCCGAGTGCCTGCCGCTGGAGGAAGGGGAATGCCACCCGGTGTCAGTGGCCATCACGGCTTACAACTTGACCCACACCTTCAGGAATCCTGGGGATTATTGCTTCAGCATCCGAGCTGAGAACGTCATCAGCAAGACCCATCAGTACCATAGGATCCAAGTATGGCCGTCCA GCCTCCAGCCAGCCATCTTTGCCTTCCCATGTGCCACTCTCATCACCGTAATGCTGGCCTTCATTATGTACATGACCCTGCGGAATGCTGCTCAGCAAAAGGACATGGTGGAG GTGGCTGATTTTGACTTTTCCCCCATGTCTGACAAGAACTCGGAGCCACCCTCTGGAGTGAGGTGCTGCTGCCAGGTGTGCTGTGGGCCCTTCTTGCTGGAGACTCCCTCTGAGTACCTGGAAATCGTCCGCGAGAACCACGAGCTTCTCCCACCCTTCTACAAGTCTGTCAAAACTTACACTGTGTGA